One Actinosynnema pretiosum DNA segment encodes these proteins:
- a CDS encoding PP2C family protein-serine/threonine phosphatase — MALVLNYAARSDRGLVRQNNEDSLYAGPRLLAVADGMGGHAGGEVASKAVIGALAPLDDHRLTGDPIEQLHAAVESGNSAINDLVAANPALASMGTTLTAVLFGGEWVVLLNIGDSRTYRMRDGALDQMTKDDSFVQSLVDAGYITQEEAEVHPKRSIVLRVLVGNDQVEPTTHLRRARAGDRFLLCSDGLSDVVDFEAIERAMREGDVVTCADTLISLALAGGGPDNVSVIVADVVDDDVPPGVTQPVEVQPTTPIPAQTQLLPVRSQLPVDGEPGPTQEVPLPGQQDAPGPTQVLRVPNQPETAETGEKGKKKRKGEKADQPGEKSGKRWAPIVIAVVIVVAAAVATFALTWPTTP, encoded by the coding sequence ATGGCACTCGTGCTGAACTACGCCGCCCGCAGCGATCGCGGCCTGGTCCGCCAGAACAACGAGGACTCCCTGTACGCGGGTCCCCGCCTGCTGGCGGTCGCGGACGGCATGGGTGGGCACGCGGGGGGCGAGGTCGCCAGCAAGGCCGTGATCGGGGCGCTCGCCCCGCTCGACGACCACCGGCTCACCGGTGACCCGATCGAGCAGCTGCACGCCGCCGTCGAGTCGGGCAACTCGGCCATCAACGACCTGGTCGCGGCCAATCCCGCGCTCGCCTCGATGGGCACCACCCTGACCGCCGTGCTGTTCGGCGGGGAGTGGGTCGTGCTGCTCAACATCGGCGACTCGCGCACCTACCGGATGCGCGACGGCGCGCTCGACCAGATGACCAAGGACGACAGCTTCGTGCAGTCGCTGGTGGACGCCGGCTACATCACGCAGGAGGAGGCCGAGGTCCACCCGAAGCGCTCCATCGTGCTGCGCGTGCTGGTCGGCAACGACCAGGTCGAGCCGACCACGCACCTGCGCCGGGCGCGCGCGGGCGACCGGTTCCTGCTCTGCTCGGACGGCCTGTCGGACGTTGTCGACTTCGAGGCCATCGAGCGCGCCATGCGCGAGGGCGACGTCGTGACCTGCGCGGACACCCTGATCAGCCTGGCGCTCGCGGGAGGTGGCCCGGACAACGTGTCGGTGATCGTCGCCGACGTCGTCGACGACGACGTGCCGCCGGGCGTGACGCAGCCGGTGGAGGTGCAGCCGACCACCCCGATCCCGGCGCAGACCCAGCTCCTGCCGGTCCGCTCGCAGCTCCCGGTCGACGGCGAGCCCGGCCCGACGCAGGAGGTGCCGCTGCCCGGCCAGCAGGACGCGCCGGGGCCCACGCAGGTGCTGCGCGTGCCGAACCAGCCGGAGACCGCCGAGACCGGCGAGAAGGGCAAGAAGAAGCGCAAGGGCGAGAAGGCCGACCAGCCCGGCGAGAAGTCCGGCAAGCGGTGGGCGCCGATCGTGATCGCCGTGGTGATCGTGGTCGCCGCCGCCGTCGCGACCTTCGCCCTGACCTGGCCGACCACGCCCTGA
- a CDS encoding NmrA family NAD(P)-binding protein has translation MTSTLVIGGTGLMGSRVVRALLGAGTVTAFTRDPESTRARALRDLGAGTAKGDLDEPGTLRAALEGVDQVFCNTDHFGAGGVLAEHRQGVTALEAAREAGVARFIWSSLDGVSALTGGRVRMSHYDAKAGVAAHVHTHRAEEAERGEEGWHTRSTSVLTTAPYYENFPVSLPPERTTLPDGRTGALFRVPLGERGRYPLIALDDIAWFAARMFEDWHGWGARDLAVVADSPTGAEIAATFERVTGIPSAYLPVPLEAMRAGGGHDFASMFEFFQTRPIADLDRDLPALRRLHPGLKTFEDWLRATGWTGEAA, from the coding sequence GTGACGAGCACGCTGGTGATCGGCGGGACCGGGTTGATGGGGTCGAGGGTGGTGCGGGCCCTGCTGGGCGCGGGGACCGTGACCGCGTTCACCCGCGACCCGGAATCGACACGGGCGCGGGCGCTGCGCGACCTGGGCGCGGGCACGGCGAAGGGCGACCTGGACGAGCCGGGGACGCTGCGGGCCGCGCTGGAGGGCGTGGACCAGGTGTTCTGCAACACCGACCACTTCGGCGCGGGCGGGGTCCTGGCCGAGCACCGCCAGGGCGTCACCGCCCTGGAAGCGGCGCGGGAGGCGGGGGTGGCGCGCTTCATCTGGTCCTCTTTGGACGGTGTGTCGGCGCTGACCGGCGGCCGGGTCCGGATGTCCCACTACGACGCGAAGGCCGGGGTGGCCGCGCACGTCCACACCCACCGCGCGGAGGAGGCCGAGCGCGGCGAGGAGGGCTGGCACACCCGCAGCACGTCGGTGCTGACCACCGCCCCGTACTACGAGAACTTCCCGGTCAGCCTGCCCCCGGAGCGCACCACCCTGCCGGACGGCCGCACCGGCGCGCTGTTCCGCGTCCCCCTCGGTGAGCGGGGCCGCTACCCGCTGATCGCGCTGGACGACATCGCGTGGTTCGCGGCCAGGATGTTCGAGGACTGGCACGGCTGGGGCGCGCGCGACCTGGCCGTGGTGGCCGACAGCCCCACCGGCGCGGAGATCGCGGCGACCTTCGAGCGCGTCACCGGCATCCCCAGCGCCTACCTGCCCGTCCCGCTGGAGGCGATGAGGGCGGGCGGCGGCCACGACTTCGCGTCGATGTTCGAGTTCTTCCAGACCAGGCCGATCGCCGACCTGGACCGCGACCTCCCCGCCCTGCGCCGCCTGCACCCCGGCCTGAAGACGTTCGAGGACTGGCTGCGCGCCACGGGCTGGACCGGCGAGGCGGCCTGA